The Littorina saxatilis isolate snail1 linkage group LG1, US_GU_Lsax_2.0, whole genome shotgun sequence nucleotide sequence CGCAGTTCTTGTAAGTTTTCAATAGACATCTACTTCTCTACATTTTAAAAAGTAAGACAGAAGTCAAGGGTTACTTTGGGTGAcagtcagctatttttagctgCTATCACTGTgtcctttgtttttgtctttctctctctggtctTTATCTCACTGGCCATAGCCCCTTTTTGTCTATTAAATGGGGGGAAAACACCAAAAACATGTCAATAAACATTTTTGTTCTGACATTATTTAGCTTAATTTCTCATCACAAGTAAGAAGCTAATTTCATCTTAATGTTTTTGTTATACTGGATTTCACTGTCATTGCGACATGTATAACATGAAGTAATTATATCCATAGCACTAGCAGTGAAACAATTTGTTCTTGTGTATGGCACATGTAGTTTCCATAGTAACCCTTTATGTGCTAAGAAAGTGTATAACCTGTGTGTTTTAGGAATGCCCCTGAGCCGAGACCCAGCCCCGACCTGGAAGACAAGTACATTGTCTTCCAGGCAAACTTGATGCAGCTGTTTGAGAGTTGTCCTCGATGCTCTCACCCTGCGAAGGCCTTCATATCGAAGACAGTTGGATCTTGCATCCACGTCCGACAAGACTGCTCCAAGTGCTGTTTCTTCAGAGAGTGGACCAGCCAACCGTACATAAAGCAGATGCCCTGCGGGAACCTGCTCCTGTCATCAGCTGTTGTGCTCTCTGGCTGCAGCCCGAAAAAAATTCTCCGGCTGTTTTACTTGCTCAATGTGCGTTACATTTTGGAGAGCACGTTCTTCTGGCATCAGCGGCACTTCATTTTTTCTACAGTGGAAAGAAAATGGAAACGGGAGCAGTCAGAGCTCATTTCGCAGCTTCAGGACGAGGGAAGAAGTCTAGAGCTGATTGGTGATGGGCGGTCAGATAGCCCAGGACACTGTGCCAAATATGGCACATACACTCTCATCGAACAGGGACTGGGGAAAGTCCTGGATATACAGATTGTGCAGGTAAGAAAGATATTTAGGCGGTTCAGTGTCTCATACTCATAGACGCATCAAGGTAACTAATTACAATCAAagttttgtagagaggcatttttcttcttcaaaaataTTGACAACAGTAATGCATACCCagttcaaatcttttttttaatctgaatttg carries:
- the LOC138972585 gene encoding uncharacterized protein — translated: MPVLTSTDESVGKEERKGERQRAAAAEEDEPADEDGGEPEDPQFLNAPEPRPSPDLEDKYIVFQANLMQLFESCPRCSHPAKAFISKTVGSCIHVRQDCSKCCFFREWTSQPYIKQMPCGNLLLSSAVVLSGCSPKKILRLFYLLNVRYILESTFFWHQRHFIFSTVERKWKREQSELISQLQDEGRSLELIGDGRSDSPGHCAKYGTYTLIEQGLGKVLDIQIVQEMSSSGHQDVTWLD